Genomic DNA from Desulfuribacillus alkaliarsenatis:
ACATTGAAGTAAACGCTGAAATATATGGATTAGAGCGAAACTCAGTAATTCTTCTTGAACAAATTCGTACGATTGATAAGCAGAGGTTGACGGATAAGATAACGCACTTAAATGATGATTTAATGTCTAAAGTTGATGATGCGATAAGTATTAGTTTAGGATTAATAGAATTTTAAATAAAAGTTTTCTATAAAGTTTTTATAGGAGGCTTTTTTTACTTGTAATTGATTGTTATATTGGTCAGAAAACGATACAATGAGGAAGTAAAGTAAATAGAAGTACAGGAAAGATAGACTTCGAAAGGATTCGATGAGCATGCTTACAATTGTGCTATTGCTTGCTCTGCTGGTTAGCTTTATTAGTATAATTATGACCGTAGGGAACGCATTAAACAAAACGGCACTGGCCAAATTTTGGGCTTTAATCGCAACGGCGTCAGTTTTTACTACGACGTTTATTTTCATTGTCGACTCCTTCGATTTACTTGAACTTAGAGATGTTAATAAATTTGCTACTCCAGTGAATGCCAATTCTGAGGGAGTATACCCCCCTGGAGAGTCAGGACAATCTAATGGAAATTCAGGACAATCTAATGGAGACTCAGGGCAGTTTAATGGCAACGATGGTGCTAGAAATGGAAATGGCGAACTATCTGACTCAAGGGTAGCACGGATTATGCTGCTAGATTTGTTTGCGAAACGCTACTCTGGTGAGCTAGAAGGGCTTACTGCAGAACAGCGGGATTGGCTAATGCAGAATCGCACGCTTTTTCCTGCCAGTACTAGTGATACCCAGGCTCAAGTAAGGAATCAAGCTCAGGAAGTGCGGAACCTTGATCAAGTATATAGAAGTATTGATAGATATCGGCAAGGCTTTATCAAAGGTACAGGCGTAGTATTAGATAAAACAGTTGATGGGACCACAGGTATACAAGAAATGCAGGTTAATGTGGTAGGGCCTGATGGTGGTGTTTACTTGCTCTATTATCCAGCGGTAGTGGATTTGAATACTGGCGACTGGGTTCAATTCTATGGAACACCTATTACAGGCAAGAGCTTACGAAGCGAATTTTTTGGCACTGTAAACAGCCTGTTAGTATACGCTAGTTACATTCATCGATAGAATATAATACATACATGTAACTTATACAATTCATATACAGTAACTGTAAACCCGTTTCTGACATAACCTGTAGTAGGATATGAAAGAGAGGGGTTTTTTTGTGCGTCCGAGAATAGCAGTGACAGGAACTTCTATGGAAACTAAATACGGGTCAGGTACGTATATCAATAAAGGCTACATCGACGGTGTTATTAAAGCAGGTGGAATCCCGATAGTTTTACCGCTAACGGAACTTAAGGTGATAGATGAGGAATGGATTGAGCAATATGATGGGTTGTTACTAAGTGGTGGTGAAGATGTGAACCCACTGCGTTATAAGCAGAGCCCACAGCTAAAGCAAGGACGGATTTCGCCAGAGCGTGATGAGTTAGAATGTACGCTAATTCCATTAGCAATTAAAAGAAACATGCCAATTTTTGCAATTTGTAGAGGTGTTCAGGTCTTAAATGTAGTTTGTGGCGGCACGCTTTATCAGGATATTGTTAGTCAAGTGCCTAATGTACTTAAGCATAGTCAGAATGCTCCACGTTGGTATGGCACGCATGCTATCGAGATTGTTAAAGACAGTAAGCTACATGCAATTTGTAAGCAGCCAAGCATTGTAGTAAATAGCTATCATCACCAAGCGATTGATGTGTTGGCAGAAGGGTTAACAATATCGGCAAAATCTGAGGACGGTATTATTGAAGCGATTGAAAGCACAGATGATAAAGTGTTTATAGTAGGAGTACAATGGCATCCTGAAGGTATGTGGCAAAAAGAAAAAGAGCAGTTTGCATTATTTGAAGCATTTGTGGCAGCGTGCAAGCAGACGAAGCTTAATTAATATGCTTTTTCAATTTGCCAAGGGCTTTACGCTCTAATCGCGATATCTGCATTTGCGAAACTTTAAAACGGTCTGCTAAAGCTCGCTGGGATAGTCCTTGATAGTATCTATAATATATTAGTAAACGCTCACGCCTTGTTAACTCATTTAGTGCGTTTAATACGGTTTTTCTCGCGATAAAGGTTTCAAGCTCGGGATCGTTTTTGCCAATCATATGATGTAGAGAGTCAGAGTAATCATCGTCTGTGTATGTCGTATCAAGGGAAATTGAATTGTATAACGACTTCACACTCTTTGCTTCGATTAGTTCATCCAATGATATACCAAGATAGTCGGCTAGTTCTTCATTTGTTGGATGTCTCTGTAATTGATGGCTTAGAGATTCATAGGCATAATCTATTTTTGGATGAAGCTCAGTAATTCTACGTGGCACACTTACGTCCCAACTACGGTCACGGAAATATCGTTTGATTTCGCCTTCAATGGTAGGGGTTGCGTATGTTGCGAATTGAACGCCCACACCTGCGTCATACCTACGGATAGCTTTTACTAATCCAAGGTTTCCGATTTGTAGTAAATCATCAATATGCACCCCGCGGTCAACGTATTTTCTTGCAATTATTTCAACTAGATAACATGTCTGTTTAAATATCTCAGTTTCAATTTTTTTTGAGTTTTTTAGCTGATACTTTTGAAAAAGCAGTGTTAAGTTATTGTTTGTTTTAGTTTTTTTCTTAGCTTTTAACCTCGCTGAGCGCATTTTGCGTATGCTCCTTTATAAAGTCTATAAACTTAGTAGTTGATAGAGTAATATTATTTGTATTCGTGACACAATATAGTTCACGTTCGATGTGTAAGTTGGTAACTGGAATCGAACGCACCTTTTGTAAGTATATTGAACGCTCTGCGGCGAATTTTGATACGAAAGACACACCTAAACCACTTTCAACGGCTGCGATGACTGCATCAGTACTGCCAAATTCGCCTAGTATAGGCAGTGTTTCAAGCTCAAGCTCATGTTCAGCTAGGGCTTTTTCTAAAATTTTACGAGTCCCTGAATGTTTTTCACGCACAATAAAAGTTGAATCTTTGAGTTCATCTATTGTGATTGCTTGTCTACTGGCCCATTGATGACACATCGGAACGATTAGTTGTAATTCATCTTTGGCTACTGGAAATGATGTTAACCATTGCTGCTTATCTGGCCTAGAGCCAATTATTCCGACATCTACCTTTTTGTCCTGCAGCCAGCCTACAACCTGTTCAGTACCTGCTACTTGTACCTGCAGCTTAATATGTGGATAAGAGTTACGAAATGATTTAATAATTGGTGATATAAAAAACTGTGAAGGAATGGTACTTGCACCAATATGTAAGCTTCCATAAGGAGAATTCTTTATATCTTGAATACGTAAGTATGTAGCTTTCCACATAGCTATTATAGCTTTACCCTGTGTGTATAAATAGCAACCTGCCTGAGTTACAATCAAATCGTCGCCCTTACGATTGAAAAGCGCACATCCTAGGCTTTTTTCTAGAGCATTAATACGTTGAGTAATCGCTGGCTGCGATACTGATAGACGTTGGGCTGTGTGGGAAAAGCTTTTTGTTTCTACTAAATCGATAAAGGCTTCTAACTGACTATAATTCATTATTATCACTTCCATTCACAGGTTTCCATGGTTTTAATTATACACGATTTATTGACTTTATGCATAATTGAAACGAATTCTCGCTCTAATAGACGTTAGCTAGTGATTATGCTATGCTTAAAAAAATCTGATAATATAAGAAAACAGATTAGAGTTAACAGGAGGAAACCAAAAAATGGCTGATTTCAATAAAATCCTAGCCAAAGAGCTGGGATTAAAACAGGAGTACATAGACAAGGCTATTGCCTTACTTGATGAAGGAAACACAATTCCCTTCATTTCTCGTTACCGTAAAGAGCTGACAGGCTCAATGGATGAAGAAGTGCTAAGGAATTTATCTGAACGCTTAGAGTATTTGAGATCCCTTGATAAACGCAAGCAGGAAGTTATTGCTTCTATTGAAGAGCAGGGCA
This window encodes:
- a CDS encoding sigma-70 family RNA polymerase sigma factor translates to MRSARLKAKKKTKTNNNLTLLFQKYQLKNSKKIETEIFKQTCYLVEIIARKYVDRGVHIDDLLQIGNLGLVKAIRRYDAGVGVQFATYATPTIEGEIKRYFRDRSWDVSVPRRITELHPKIDYAYESLSHQLQRHPTNEELADYLGISLDELIEAKSVKSLYNSISLDTTYTDDDYSDSLHHMIGKNDPELETFIARKTVLNALNELTRRERLLIYYRYYQGLSQRALADRFKVSQMQISRLERKALGKLKKHIN
- a CDS encoding type II toxin-antitoxin system PemK/MazF family toxin, whose protein sequence is MIIKRGDVFYADLSPVVGSEQGGVRPVLIIQNDIGNKYSPTVIVAAITAQIQKAKIPTHIEVNAEIYGLERNSVILLEQIRTIDKQRLTDKITHLNDDLMSKVDDAISISLGLIEF
- a CDS encoding gamma-glutamyl-gamma-aminobutyrate hydrolase family protein translates to MRPRIAVTGTSMETKYGSGTYINKGYIDGVIKAGGIPIVLPLTELKVIDEEWIEQYDGLLLSGGEDVNPLRYKQSPQLKQGRISPERDELECTLIPLAIKRNMPIFAICRGVQVLNVVCGGTLYQDIVSQVPNVLKHSQNAPRWYGTHAIEIVKDSKLHAICKQPSIVVNSYHHQAIDVLAEGLTISAKSEDGIIEAIESTDDKVFIVGVQWHPEGMWQKEKEQFALFEAFVAACKQTKLN
- a CDS encoding selenium metabolism-associated LysR family transcriptional regulator, which translates into the protein MNYSQLEAFIDLVETKSFSHTAQRLSVSQPAITQRINALEKSLGCALFNRKGDDLIVTQAGCYLYTQGKAIIAMWKATYLRIQDIKNSPYGSLHIGASTIPSQFFISPIIKSFRNSYPHIKLQVQVAGTEQVVGWLQDKKVDVGIIGSRPDKQQWLTSFPVAKDELQLIVPMCHQWASRQAITIDELKDSTFIVREKHSGTRKILEKALAEHELELETLPILGEFGSTDAVIAAVESGLGVSFVSKFAAERSIYLQKVRSIPVTNLHIERELYCVTNTNNITLSTTKFIDFIKEHTQNALSEVKS